The following are encoded together in the Streptomyces sp. NBC_00341 genome:
- a CDS encoding ROK family transcriptional regulator, with product MAERNRRTVRDLRRGNRARVLQRLYFDGPLSRQELGPATGLSSGSISNVVTELDAEGLLEEAGVVDSDGGRPRTLLRVAPGGGLLIGIDIGETRIRVELFDLALTELARTERLLAQHGYDVSRIVGHVRSGVADVLRDAGADPRRLLGIGIGVPGIIERDAPEGAVGDVGSVVHGQTIDWSAVPFEQLLRAAVRVPPEVPFFIDNGAKTLGQAEMWFGGGRGAGASAIALIGSGVGACVNHGDLLDEDRSSMALEWGHTTVQLRGRRCRCGSIGCLEAYAGAEAMRERWHEAGGPLAADADDETALAALLAAAYPGPGGEPDPLAVSLLDETAECLGAALGDLINLFLPERILLGGWAGLLIGPHLLPDIRRYAQEYALRHAAARTTIEMGRLGPDAVTVGAATLPLADFLARGGSRPAPEPRPSALAPGFRTAADAVRKREHPHTASDATG from the coding sequence ATGGCTGAGCGCAACAGACGGACCGTGCGTGACCTGCGACGGGGCAACCGGGCAAGGGTATTGCAACGGTTGTATTTCGACGGCCCGCTGAGCCGCCAGGAGCTCGGTCCCGCCACGGGGCTGAGCTCGGGTTCCATCAGCAACGTTGTTACGGAACTTGATGCCGAGGGCCTCCTGGAGGAGGCCGGAGTCGTCGATTCCGACGGCGGCCGCCCCCGCACACTGCTGCGCGTCGCGCCCGGGGGCGGTCTCCTGATCGGCATCGACATCGGGGAGACCCGGATCAGGGTGGAGCTCTTCGATCTCGCCCTCACCGAACTCGCCCGCACCGAAAGGCTGCTGGCCCAGCACGGTTACGACGTCAGCCGCATCGTCGGCCACGTCCGCAGCGGGGTCGCCGATGTGCTGCGCGATGCCGGGGCCGATCCGCGCCGGCTGCTCGGCATCGGGATCGGCGTCCCGGGAATCATCGAGCGGGACGCCCCGGAGGGCGCCGTCGGCGATGTGGGCTCCGTCGTCCACGGCCAGACGATCGACTGGAGCGCCGTCCCCTTCGAGCAGCTGCTCCGTGCGGCCGTCCGGGTCCCGCCCGAGGTGCCGTTCTTCATCGACAACGGCGCCAAGACGCTGGGCCAGGCCGAGATGTGGTTCGGCGGCGGCCGGGGTGCGGGAGCCTCGGCCATCGCGCTCATCGGCTCCGGCGTCGGAGCCTGCGTGAACCACGGCGACCTGCTCGACGAGGACCGCAGCAGCATGGCCCTCGAATGGGGTCACACCACCGTTCAGCTGCGCGGACGCCGCTGCCGGTGCGGCTCCATCGGCTGCCTGGAGGCGTACGCGGGCGCGGAGGCGATGCGCGAGCGCTGGCACGAGGCGGGTGGCCCGCTCGCCGCCGACGCCGACGACGAGACCGCGCTCGCCGCGCTGCTGGCCGCGGCCTACCCCGGCCCCGGCGGCGAGCCCGACCCGCTGGCGGTGTCACTCCTGGACGAGACGGCCGAATGCCTGGGCGCCGCGCTGGGCGACCTGATCAACCTCTTCCTGCCCGAACGCATCCTGCTCGGCGGCTGGGCGGGCCTGCTGATCGGACCGCACCTGCTGCCGGACATCCGCCGCTACGCCCAGGAGTACGCGCTCCGGCACGCCGCGGCCCGCACCACGATCGAGATGGGCCGCCTCGGCCCCGACGCGGTCACGGTCGGCGCCGCGACGCTGCCGCTCGCCGACTTCCTCGCCAGGGGCGGCAGCCGCCCGGCCCCCGAGCCCCGGCCCAGCGCCCTCGCGCCGGGATTCCGGACCGCCGCGGACGCCGTACGCAAGCGGGAGCACCCGCACACCGCTTCGGACGCGACGGGCTGA
- a CDS encoding GH1 family beta-glucosidase: MNDLSALPADFTWGVATAAYQIEGAVAEDGRAPSIWDTFSHIPGKIAGNDTGDVACDHYHRVPEDIGLIKEVGAGAYRFSLAWPRIVPGGDGPVNKAGLDFYDRLVDGLLDAGITPFATLYHWDLPQALQDRGGWTVRETAEHFATYTSAVVERLGDRVKDWATLNEPLCSAWIGHLEGTMAPGLTDLTAAVRASYHLHLGHGLAVQAIRAASSDARVGIVNNLSPVEAATDREADRAAAVRGDGHINRWWLDPILGRGYPQDMVDLYGVELPVGDGDMDLISAPLDWMGVNYYFRQVVTADATGPVPHAKQVYLPGSRHTHMDWEVHAQGLEQLLLRLTEEYGVERIYVTENGSAYQDVVLADGSVHDPERTQYLEEHLAACARAVRKGAPLAGYFAWSLLDNFEWAYGYDKRFGLVHVDYATQRRTVKSSGRRYAELIREAGAGRSGRAA, from the coding sequence GTGAACGACCTCAGCGCCCTCCCGGCCGACTTCACCTGGGGCGTCGCCACCGCCGCGTACCAGATCGAGGGCGCCGTGGCGGAGGACGGCCGCGCCCCGTCGATCTGGGACACCTTCTCCCACATCCCGGGCAAGATCGCCGGAAACGACACCGGGGACGTGGCCTGCGACCACTACCACCGGGTGCCGGAGGACATCGGCCTGATCAAGGAGGTGGGAGCGGGCGCGTACCGCTTCTCGCTCGCCTGGCCGAGGATCGTCCCGGGCGGCGACGGCCCCGTCAACAAGGCCGGGCTCGACTTCTACGACCGGCTGGTCGACGGGCTCCTCGACGCGGGAATCACCCCGTTCGCCACGCTGTACCACTGGGACCTGCCGCAGGCGCTCCAGGACCGGGGCGGCTGGACGGTCCGGGAGACGGCCGAGCACTTCGCCACGTACACCTCGGCCGTCGTGGAGCGCCTCGGCGACCGGGTGAAGGACTGGGCGACCCTCAACGAGCCGCTCTGCTCGGCCTGGATCGGTCACCTGGAGGGCACCATGGCGCCGGGTCTCACCGACCTGACCGCCGCCGTACGGGCCTCGTACCACCTGCACCTCGGGCACGGTCTCGCCGTGCAGGCGATCCGCGCCGCGTCCTCGGACGCCCGCGTCGGCATCGTCAACAACCTGAGCCCGGTGGAGGCCGCCACCGACCGCGAGGCGGACCGCGCCGCCGCCGTGCGCGGCGACGGGCACATCAACCGCTGGTGGCTCGACCCGATCCTCGGGCGCGGCTACCCGCAGGACATGGTCGACCTGTACGGCGTCGAACTCCCGGTCGGGGACGGCGACATGGACCTCATCTCGGCACCGCTCGACTGGATGGGCGTGAACTACTACTTCCGCCAGGTCGTCACCGCCGACGCGACCGGTCCCGTCCCGCACGCCAAGCAGGTCTACCTCCCCGGCTCCCGCCACACCCACATGGACTGGGAGGTGCACGCCCAGGGCCTGGAGCAGCTGCTGCTGCGCCTGACCGAGGAGTACGGCGTCGAGCGCATCTACGTCACCGAGAACGGCTCGGCGTACCAGGACGTCGTCCTGGCCGACGGTTCGGTGCACGACCCGGAGCGCACCCAGTACCTGGAGGAGCACCTCGCCGCCTGTGCGCGCGCCGTCCGCAAGGGCGCGCCGCTGGCCGGGTACTTCGCCTGGTCGCTGCTGGACAACTTCGAGTGGGCGTACGGCTACGACAAGCGCTTCGGCCTGGTCCACGTGGACTACGCGACGCAGCGCCGCACGGTCAAGAGCAGTGGCAGGCGCTACGCCGAGCTGATCCGCGAGGCCGGGGCGGGCCGTTCGGGCAGAGCCGCCTGA
- a CDS encoding carbohydrate ABC transporter permease: MTATVTTDSRTEKSDRVTSRGNGGARRRLPRIPDRIRQGGLPYLLLLPAVLLELLVHVIPMVIGIVMSFRELTQFYINNWGGAPWSGFDNYKIAVDVNAPIGEALLHSFFVTCVFTFFAVGLAWLFGVAAAIMLQENFRGRGFLRAIFLVPYALPVYAAVITWAFMFQRDNGLVNHVLHDQLGLTDQPSFWLIGDNSIYALIVVSVWKGWPFAFLIVMAGLQNIPRELYEASAIDGAGVWQQIRKITLPALRPVNQVLVLVLFLWTFNDFNTPYVLFGKAAPENADLISIHIYQSSFVTWNFGTGSAMSVLLLLFLLLVTAGYLLITSRGRKGTDA; encoded by the coding sequence ATGACCGCCACCGTGACCACCGACAGCCGGACGGAAAAGTCGGACAGGGTGACGAGCCGGGGCAACGGGGGTGCGCGCAGGAGACTGCCGCGCATCCCCGACCGGATCCGCCAGGGCGGACTGCCCTATCTCCTGCTCCTGCCGGCCGTCCTGCTCGAACTCCTCGTCCACGTGATTCCGATGGTTATCGGAATCGTGATGAGCTTCCGCGAGCTCACGCAGTTCTACATCAACAACTGGGGCGGAGCGCCCTGGAGCGGCTTCGACAACTACAAGATCGCCGTGGACGTCAACGCCCCGATCGGCGAGGCGCTGCTCCACTCGTTCTTCGTCACCTGTGTCTTCACGTTCTTCGCCGTCGGCCTGGCCTGGCTGTTCGGGGTCGCGGCGGCGATCATGCTGCAGGAGAACTTCCGCGGCCGGGGCTTCCTCCGGGCGATCTTCCTCGTGCCGTACGCCCTGCCGGTCTACGCGGCCGTCATCACCTGGGCGTTCATGTTCCAGCGGGACAACGGCCTGGTCAACCACGTGCTGCACGACCAGCTCGGGCTGACCGACCAGCCGTCCTTCTGGCTGATCGGTGACAACAGCATCTACGCCCTGATCGTCGTCTCGGTCTGGAAGGGCTGGCCGTTCGCCTTCCTCATCGTGATGGCGGGCCTCCAGAACATCCCGCGCGAGCTGTACGAGGCCTCCGCGATCGACGGCGCCGGCGTCTGGCAGCAGATCCGCAAGATCACCCTGCCCGCGCTGCGCCCGGTCAACCAGGTCCTCGTGCTCGTCCTGTTCCTGTGGACGTTCAACGACTTCAACACCCCGTACGTGCTGTTCGGGAAGGCGGCGCCGGAGAACGCGGACCTGATCTCGATCCACATCTACCAGTCGTCGTTCGTCACCTGGAACTTCGGCACCGGATCCGCCATGTCCGTCCTCCTGCTGCTCTTCCTGCTGCTCGTGACGGCCGGCTACCTGCTCATCACCTCACGCGGAAGGAAGGGCACCGATGCCTAG
- a CDS encoding LacI family DNA-binding transcriptional regulator, whose product MTDDLRSAGTPTLEDVARAAGVSRATVSRVINGVRNVDPVIQEAVRRAVASTGYAPNRAARSLVTRRTDAIALVVSGAGVESEPADGARPSGSGPAEAGEPDSGSAFTAQVFADPFFGRVVTGVVNYLRPRGMHPVLMFAETSRAREDVVSFLRQGSADGALVVSTHAEDPLPGLLTDAGLPAVLYARPARPVRISYVDLAHQDGARLAAEHLLARGCRRIATITGPLDVPAGQERLAGFRDTMTGLGHPYIPIAEGQFTQESGEAAMERLLVEHPDVDAVFAANDLMAVGACHVLREHGKRVPEDVAVIGFDDSSAASACRPPLTTIRQPVEAMAAEMARLLIERLAKPDGATTSVIFEPALVVRDSA is encoded by the coding sequence ATGACGGATGATCTGCGCTCGGCCGGTACACCCACCCTGGAGGACGTGGCGAGGGCGGCCGGAGTCTCCCGCGCCACCGTCTCCCGGGTGATCAACGGAGTACGCAATGTCGATCCGGTGATCCAGGAGGCCGTGCGCCGGGCGGTCGCCAGCACCGGATACGCCCCCAACCGCGCGGCGCGCTCGCTGGTGACCCGGCGCACCGACGCCATCGCGCTGGTGGTCTCGGGCGCCGGGGTGGAGAGCGAACCGGCGGACGGGGCGCGCCCGTCCGGCTCCGGGCCAGCGGAGGCCGGCGAGCCCGACAGCGGTTCCGCGTTCACCGCACAGGTGTTCGCGGACCCGTTCTTCGGCCGGGTGGTGACCGGAGTGGTCAACTACCTGCGGCCCCGCGGCATGCACCCGGTGCTGATGTTCGCCGAGACGTCACGGGCCCGGGAGGACGTGGTCTCGTTCCTCCGCCAGGGCAGCGCCGACGGCGCGCTGGTCGTCTCGACGCACGCGGAGGACCCGCTGCCGGGTCTGCTGACGGACGCGGGGCTGCCCGCGGTGCTGTACGCGCGGCCGGCCCGCCCGGTCCGGATCAGCTATGTCGACCTCGCCCACCAGGACGGGGCGCGGCTGGCGGCCGAGCATCTGCTGGCGCGGGGCTGCCGCCGCATCGCGACCATCACCGGCCCGCTCGACGTACCCGCCGGGCAGGAACGGCTGGCGGGCTTCCGCGACACGATGACGGGGCTCGGGCACCCGTACATCCCGATCGCGGAGGGGCAGTTCACCCAGGAGAGCGGCGAGGCCGCGATGGAGCGGCTGCTGGTCGAACATCCGGACGTGGACGCGGTGTTCGCGGCCAACGACCTGATGGCGGTGGGCGCCTGCCACGTCCTGCGGGAACACGGGAAACGGGTGCCGGAGGACGTCGCGGTGATCGGGTTCGACGACAGCAGCGCGGCGTCCGCCTGCCGCCCGCCCCTGACCACGATCCGGCAGCCCGTCGAGGCGATGGCCGCCGAGATGGCCCGGCTGCTCATCGAACGGCTGGCGAAGCCGGACGGGGCGACGACCTCCGTGATCTTCGAACCGGCGCTGGTGGTGCGGGACTCGGCGTAG
- a CDS encoding carbohydrate ABC transporter permease, which produces MAAPQSFLWTRRVILTFLAAFALLPVYVMISSSLKPLQDVSGKFHWIPSGLTVQPYFDIWDTVPLARYFVNSLVVAGSATVLSVIIAVFSAYAVSRYKFRGKRVFTVTVLSTQMFPGILFLLPLFLIFVNIGNSTGIALYGSRGGLILTYLTFSLPFSIWMLIGYFDSIPKDLDEAALVDGCGPLGALFRVVVPAAVPGIVAVAVYAFMTAWGEVLFASVMTNDTTRTLAVGLQGYATQNDVYWNQVMAASLVVSVPIVAGFLLLQRYLVAGLTAGAVK; this is translated from the coding sequence ATGGCCGCCCCGCAGTCCTTCCTCTGGACCCGCCGCGTCATCCTGACCTTCCTGGCCGCCTTCGCGCTGCTGCCCGTCTACGTGATGATCAGCAGTTCGCTCAAGCCGCTCCAGGACGTCTCGGGGAAGTTCCACTGGATACCGTCCGGGCTGACGGTCCAGCCGTACTTCGACATCTGGGACACCGTCCCGCTGGCCCGGTACTTCGTCAACTCGCTGGTCGTGGCGGGTTCGGCGACGGTCCTCTCGGTGATCATCGCGGTGTTCTCCGCGTACGCCGTGAGCCGCTACAAGTTCCGCGGCAAGCGCGTCTTCACCGTCACGGTGCTCTCCACCCAGATGTTCCCCGGCATCCTCTTCCTGCTCCCGCTGTTCCTGATCTTCGTCAACATCGGGAACAGCACCGGCATCGCGCTGTACGGCTCGCGCGGCGGACTGATCCTCACGTATCTGACGTTCTCGCTGCCGTTCTCCATCTGGATGCTCATCGGCTACTTCGACTCGATCCCGAAGGATCTGGACGAGGCGGCCCTGGTGGACGGCTGCGGACCGCTCGGCGCCCTGTTCCGGGTCGTCGTGCCGGCCGCCGTGCCGGGCATCGTCGCCGTCGCCGTGTACGCCTTCATGACGGCCTGGGGCGAGGTGCTCTTCGCGTCCGTCATGACCAACGACACCACCCGCACCCTGGCCGTCGGCCTCCAGGGCTACGCCACCCAGAACGACGTGTACTGGAACCAGGTCATGGCCGCCTCGCTCGTCGTCAGCGTCCCGATCGTCGCCGGGTTCCTGCTGCTCCAGCGGTACCTCGTCGCGGGCCTCACGGCGGGAGCCGTCAAGTGA
- a CDS encoding beta-glucosidase — MAVMTDEEIDPLLEKLDATQKVRLLTGGSTWRTHPEPAVGLRALTLSDGPAGVRGETWDERETSLVLPSPTAMAASWDERLLTDLGALLAAEARRKGVDVVLAPTLNLHRSPLGGRHFECFSEDPLLTGRTGAALIRGIQSGGVAATAKHFVANDAETDRLTVDVRMDEQTLHEVYLAPFEAAVEAGVWAVMSAYNKVDGVTMSASPLLESPLKSDWAFDGTVVSDWGGVRTLLDTARSAQDLAMPGPDGPWAAGLLAALERGLVPAEVVDDKVRRLLRLARRVGALGSPGPVRRPAVAPAARHALLRRAVAAGSVLLRNDGRLLPLDPAALRTVAVIGPHASAVRIQGGGSAEVFPDSVVTPLAGIQEALGGDVRVTYRPGLPPSPLPRPLGRDWSRDPRSGEPGVLVRLLDASGAELHAEHRLSGRIVEPSVTVEGAAAVEIRALVRPPVGGVWTWAVGGWGDISLSVGGREVLAGTFPLDSDDPTRVHVAPPEHAARTELAADEEVEVVALRSLAPRSGVATILAAAPPAGDASAALAEAVAAARAAEVAVVVVGTTEQSESEGHDRESLELPEGQDALVRAVVRANPRTVVVVNSGGPVALPWHSRVPALLLAWFPGQEAGGGLADVLFGRAEPGGRLPTTWGAAQEDVPVLDTLPAPDGRLRYEEGQHIGYRAWLRSGSAPAYWFGHGLGYTEWEYEELTAPAGVRAGEPFDVRVRVRNTGRRSGREVVQVYLARSGSAVERPVRRLIGYAAVRARPGESVVAVVRVSGRALAHWSAERHGWETEPGGFTLLAGRSAGELPLSATLTATGAAPSPGTGVPEAPHRNGERSPSVL, encoded by the coding sequence ATGGCCGTCATGACGGACGAAGAGATCGATCCGCTGCTGGAGAAGCTCGACGCCACGCAGAAGGTGCGTCTGCTGACCGGCGGGAGCACCTGGCGCACCCACCCCGAACCGGCTGTCGGACTGCGCGCCCTCACCCTCTCCGACGGACCCGCAGGGGTGCGTGGCGAGACGTGGGACGAGCGCGAGACCTCGCTCGTGCTCCCCTCCCCGACCGCGATGGCCGCCTCCTGGGACGAGCGGCTGCTCACGGACCTCGGCGCGCTGCTCGCCGCGGAGGCCCGCCGCAAGGGGGTGGACGTGGTCCTCGCCCCGACCCTCAACCTGCACCGCTCCCCGCTGGGCGGGCGGCACTTCGAGTGCTTCTCCGAGGACCCGCTGCTCACCGGGCGGACCGGGGCCGCGCTCATCAGGGGCATCCAGTCCGGCGGGGTCGCCGCCACCGCCAAGCACTTCGTCGCCAACGACGCCGAGACGGACCGGCTGACCGTCGACGTCCGCATGGACGAGCAGACCCTGCACGAGGTCTACCTCGCCCCCTTCGAGGCCGCGGTGGAGGCCGGGGTCTGGGCCGTGATGTCGGCGTACAACAAGGTCGACGGCGTGACGATGTCCGCGTCCCCGCTGCTGGAGAGCCCTCTCAAGAGCGACTGGGCATTCGACGGGACCGTCGTTTCGGACTGGGGAGGCGTACGGACCCTCCTGGACACCGCCCGCTCCGCACAGGACCTGGCGATGCCCGGACCCGACGGCCCCTGGGCGGCCGGCCTGCTCGCCGCCCTGGAGCGGGGGCTCGTCCCCGCGGAGGTGGTCGACGACAAGGTGCGGCGGCTGCTTCGGCTGGCGCGACGCGTGGGCGCGCTCGGCTCCCCCGGGCCGGTCAGGCGGCCCGCGGTGGCCCCCGCCGCCCGGCACGCCCTGCTGCGCCGCGCCGTCGCCGCCGGTTCGGTGCTGCTCCGCAACGACGGGCGGCTGCTCCCGCTCGATCCGGCGGCACTGCGCACGGTCGCGGTGATCGGCCCGCACGCCTCTGCGGTACGGATCCAGGGCGGCGGCAGCGCGGAGGTCTTTCCCGACTCCGTGGTCACTCCGCTGGCGGGGATCCAGGAGGCGCTGGGCGGGGACGTGCGGGTGACCTACCGGCCCGGGCTGCCGCCGTCGCCGCTGCCGCGCCCCCTCGGCCGGGACTGGTCGCGCGACCCCCGGTCGGGGGAACCGGGCGTGCTCGTGCGGCTGCTGGACGCGAGCGGGGCCGAACTCCACGCGGAGCACCGGCTGTCCGGCCGGATCGTGGAGCCCTCCGTCACGGTCGAGGGCGCCGCGGCCGTGGAGATCCGGGCCCTGGTCCGGCCGCCCGTGGGCGGGGTGTGGACCTGGGCGGTGGGCGGCTGGGGCGACATCTCGCTGTCCGTCGGCGGCCGGGAGGTGCTGGCCGGGACCTTCCCGCTGGACAGTGACGATCCGACCCGGGTCCACGTCGCGCCGCCCGAGCACGCCGCGCGGACCGAACTCGCGGCGGACGAGGAGGTGGAGGTGGTGGCGCTGCGCTCGCTCGCGCCGCGTTCCGGAGTCGCGACGATCCTCGCCGCCGCCCCGCCCGCCGGGGACGCGTCCGCCGCGCTCGCGGAGGCCGTGGCCGCCGCACGGGCCGCGGAGGTCGCCGTGGTGGTCGTGGGGACCACCGAGCAGAGCGAGTCCGAGGGGCACGACCGCGAGAGCCTCGAACTGCCCGAGGGGCAGGACGCGCTCGTCCGGGCCGTGGTGCGGGCCAACCCGCGCACGGTGGTCGTGGTCAACTCGGGCGGCCCGGTCGCCCTTCCCTGGCACTCCCGGGTGCCCGCACTGCTGCTCGCCTGGTTCCCGGGGCAGGAGGCCGGCGGCGGGCTGGCGGACGTACTGTTCGGCCGGGCGGAACCGGGCGGCCGGCTGCCGACCACCTGGGGCGCCGCCCAGGAGGACGTACCGGTGCTCGACACCCTGCCCGCCCCCGACGGGCGGCTGCGCTACGAGGAGGGCCAGCACATCGGCTACCGGGCCTGGCTGCGCTCCGGCTCCGCGCCCGCCTACTGGTTCGGCCACGGGCTGGGCTACACGGAGTGGGAGTACGAGGAGCTGACCGCCCCCGCCGGGGTACGGGCCGGGGAGCCGTTCGACGTACGGGTACGGGTGCGCAACACGGGCCGCCGGTCCGGCCGCGAGGTGGTCCAGGTCTATCTCGCCAGGAGCGGGTCCGCGGTGGAACGCCCGGTGCGCCGGCTGATCGGATACGCGGCCGTCCGCGCGAGGCCCGGGGAGAGCGTGGTCGCGGTGGTGCGGGTGTCCGGGCGGGCCCTGGCGCACTGGTCGGCCGAGCGGCACGGCTGGGAGACGGAGCCCGGCGGGTTCACGCTGCTGGCCGGCCGCTCGGCGGGCGAACTGCCGCTCAGCGCGACGCTGACGGCGACCGGGGCGGCACCCTCGCCGGGCACCGGTGTTCCGGAGGCGCCGCACCGTAATGGAGAGCGCTCTCCGTCGGTGCTATAA
- a CDS encoding ABC transporter substrate-binding protein, producing MRNVRAAAAVTLAISIAAGVTGCGGGSSASGGSNDSPKTLTYWASNQGPSIEADKKILTPELKKFEKQTGIKVKLEVVPWADLLNRILAATTSGQGPDVLNIGNTWSASLQATGALLPWNKENFDAIGGRDRFVESAVASAGAADKDPSAVPLYSLAYALYYNKKSFAEAGISKPPTTWDELVADGKKLSKDGKWGLGAEGSNLSNNIHQTFVLGQQHGADFFDKSGKATFTSDGAVAAVKQYIDFMAKDKIIAPGNAEYAQNQSLTDFAKGKTAMVLWQAAASTFASQGMKPEDWGAAPVPVAAGTPGTGKSTNSMVAGINMAVFKNTKNIDGAKKFVKFMTSDAEQKLLNKTYGSIPPVKTAQADEAFSAPDLKVLRDTLSTSAAPLPQVPNESQFETAVGTAVKELWADAAAGRPVTTESVKARLEKAQQTMQQ from the coding sequence ATGCGCAACGTCAGAGCCGCAGCAGCAGTCACCCTCGCGATCTCCATCGCCGCCGGCGTCACCGGCTGCGGAGGCGGTTCGTCCGCCTCGGGCGGCAGCAACGATTCGCCGAAGACCCTCACCTACTGGGCGTCCAACCAGGGCCCCAGCATCGAGGCCGACAAGAAGATCCTCACCCCCGAGCTGAAGAAGTTCGAGAAGCAGACCGGCATCAAGGTCAAGCTGGAGGTCGTGCCCTGGGCCGATCTGCTCAACCGGATCCTCGCCGCCACCACGTCGGGGCAGGGCCCGGACGTGCTGAACATCGGCAACACCTGGTCGGCATCGCTTCAGGCGACGGGCGCGCTGCTCCCCTGGAACAAGGAGAACTTCGACGCGATCGGCGGCCGGGACCGCTTCGTCGAGTCGGCGGTCGCCTCGGCCGGCGCGGCGGACAAGGACCCCTCCGCGGTGCCGCTGTACTCCCTCGCGTACGCCCTCTACTACAACAAGAAGAGCTTCGCGGAGGCGGGCATCAGCAAGCCGCCGACCACCTGGGACGAGCTGGTCGCGGACGGCAAGAAGCTCTCCAAGGACGGCAAGTGGGGGCTGGGCGCCGAGGGCTCCAACCTCTCCAACAACATCCACCAGACCTTCGTCCTGGGCCAGCAGCACGGCGCGGACTTCTTCGACAAGTCGGGCAAGGCGACCTTCACCTCCGACGGTGCCGTCGCCGCCGTGAAGCAGTACATCGACTTCATGGCCAAGGACAAGATCATCGCTCCGGGCAACGCGGAGTACGCCCAGAACCAGTCCCTGACGGACTTCGCCAAGGGCAAGACCGCGATGGTGCTGTGGCAGGCCGCCGCCTCCACCTTCGCCTCCCAGGGCATGAAGCCCGAGGACTGGGGCGCGGCCCCGGTCCCCGTCGCCGCCGGGACCCCGGGCACCGGCAAGAGCACCAACTCCATGGTCGCCGGCATCAACATGGCGGTGTTCAAGAACACCAAGAACATCGACGGCGCCAAGAAGTTCGTGAAGTTCATGACCAGCGACGCCGAGCAGAAGCTGCTCAACAAGACCTACGGGTCGATTCCGCCGGTCAAGACCGCCCAGGCCGACGAGGCGTTCTCCGCCCCCGACCTGAAGGTCCTGCGCGACACCCTGTCCACGAGCGCCGCCCCGCTGCCGCAGGTGCCGAACGAGTCGCAGTTCGAGACGGCCGTGGGTACGGCGGTCAAGGAGCTGTGGGCCGACGCCGCAGCCGGACGCCCCGTGACCACCGAATCCGTCAAGGCGCGCCTCGAAAAGGCCCAGCAGACGATGCAGCAGTAA